The Couchioplanes caeruleus sequence GGATGGCGCGGGTCGACGGGCTGGCGGCGACTGAGGCGTTGCGTTCGCGGGCCGGTGCTCCCGAGGTGATCGTGCTGACCACCTTCGATGCCGATGAGGACGTGCTTCGGGCATTGCGGGCTGGGGCCAGTGGCTTTCTGCTCAAGGACACCCCGCCGATCGACATTCTGCAGGCGGTTCGGCGGGTGGCCTGTGGTGAGGCCACGCTCTCGCCGACGGTTACCCGGCGGCTGATCGCCCACGTGGCTGCCCCGGACGGCAATGCCGGCCGTCATCGTGCGCGGCGGCTGCTGGAGACGTTGAGCGAGCGCGAACGCGACGTGGCGCTGGCCGTCGGCCAGGGCCGGACCAACGCGGAGATCTCGGCCGAGCTGTTCATGAGCGTAGCGACGGTGAAGGCCCACGTGTCCCGCCTGCTGACCAAGCTCGACCTCGACAACCGCGTCCAGATAGCCCTGCTCGTCCACGACGCCGGCCTGGTGTAGGCGCTTCCGGCCGCAGCCGGCACGGGCGGGCTCGCCCCGGTAGGCAGGCGTGGTGAGTGTCGCGCTGACCGCGGGCGCAGGGGGCGCTCGGCTAGCGTGTCGTCGCGTGATCTCTGCTCTTTCCGGTTTCGCGCTCATCGGGGCCATCGTGCTGACCGGTTGGGGTGTCGGCCGGTGGGGTGCTCTGCCGGAGAACGCAGAGACGGTGCTCGGCCGACTGGTCTATTCCGTCTTGACGCCGTGCCTTCTCTTCACCGTGGTGGCGGCCGCCGACCTCCGCGTCCTGCTCAGTGAACCCCTACTCGTCTCGGCCGCCGCGGCGCTCCTGTGTTTCGCGGCGTTCGCGGCGACCGCTCGCCGTCTTGACCGGGGCGCCAAGGTCGTGGGTGCGTTGGCCGCCGGTTACACGAACGCGAATTACATCGGCATTCCGGTCGCCACGTATGTGCTGGACGATGCCGCGCTGGTCGTGCCGATCGTGATGTGGCAGCTTCTCGTCGTCACGCCGGTCGCGCTCGCCCTGCTCGAGATCGCCGCTACGGGGCGGACGTCGGTGCGTGCCACCGTCACGGCGCCGCTGCGCAATCCGCTGATCGTCGCCGTCGTTCTGGGCCTGCTCGTCGGCGTGACCGGCCTGCGGATGCCGGCGTTGCTCGCCGCGCCGGTCGCCACGATCGGCTCGGCGGCGGTTCCCGTCGTGCTGATCGCGTTCGGGATGTCCCTGTCGGGCCGGCGGGTCCTCGAGCCCGGCACCGACCGCGTCGCCACCATCGTGGCCGTCGTCCTCAAGACGGTGGTGATGCCGGCCTTCGCCTTCGTCCTGGCCATCGCCCTGGGCCTGCCGGACGACGCGACCTACGCCGTGGTCGTGCTGGCGGCCCTGCCCACGGCTCAGAACATCTTTCTGTACGCGCAGCGCTTCCAGACCGGGCTGGTCTTGGCCCGCGACGCCATCTTCCTCTCCACGCTCGCCTCGGTGCCGGTGCTGCTCCTGGCAGCGATCCTTTTCACGAGGTGAGGGTGCCAGGAGGGCCGGCGTCATGGGTGAGGGCGCTGTGCCGGGTTGCGGGATGAGGCGGCGCGGCCAGAGGGGCGCGCGTCATGCAATGAGGGCGCTGTGACCGGGGCGGCGGGACGATGTGGGCGCACCCGGATGAGAGCGTCAGAACGCCCGCCGCGACCAGCAGCAGGCTCCGGCGATGTGCGCTGAGGGCACCGGGAAGATCAGGCGGTCACGGCGCCCGGCCACATCGGCTCGGTGGCGTGCTCCTCGGCC is a genomic window containing:
- a CDS encoding AEC family transporter, producing the protein MISALSGFALIGAIVLTGWGVGRWGALPENAETVLGRLVYSVLTPCLLFTVVAAADLRVLLSEPLLVSAAAALLCFAAFAATARRLDRGAKVVGALAAGYTNANYIGIPVATYVLDDAALVVPIVMWQLLVVTPVALALLEIAATGRTSVRATVTAPLRNPLIVAVVLGLLVGVTGLRMPALLAAPVATIGSAAVPVVLIAFGMSLSGRRVLEPGTDRVATIVAVVLKTVVMPAFAFVLAIALGLPDDATYAVVVLAALPTAQNIFLYAQRFQTGLVLARDAIFLSTLASVPVLLLAAILFTR
- a CDS encoding response regulator, yielding MQTSDGAVPGADSLPESAPIRVLIVDDDALVRAGLTMILSGAGDVRVVGEAADGSQVPQAVAEHRPDVVLMDIRMARVDGLAATEALRSRAGAPEVIVLTTFDADEDVLRALRAGASGFLLKDTPPIDILQAVRRVACGEATLSPTVTRRLIAHVAAPDGNAGRHRARRLLETLSERERDVALAVGQGRTNAEISAELFMSVATVKAHVSRLLTKLDLDNRVQIALLVHDAGLV